From the genome of Pelobates fuscus isolate aPelFus1 chromosome 6, aPelFus1.pri, whole genome shotgun sequence, one region includes:
- the LETM1 gene encoding mitochondrial proton/calcium exchanger protein isoform X1 codes for MAALLRRGCVLRPSWATRALPAWGHGEGMKGNLAERVCLSCTSLRLSHNRNFESYCTATHSVYISSRRGNNGFSRTSQSDRTYFNNSPATWITVTRPANVGPHYCAVRGLHSSRPLFDDSVVEKSLKSLKDKNKMLEEGGPVYSPSVETVKKSIGQKVMDEVKHYYHGFRLLWIDTKIAARMMWQILNGHILSRRERRQFLRICADLFRLVPFLVFIVVPFMEFLLPVVLKLFPNMLPSTFETVSKKEERLKKELRVKLEVAKFLQDTIEEIALKNKAAKGDVTNEFATFFQKIRSSGERPSNEEIVRFSKLFEDELTLDNLTRPQLVALCKLLELQSIGTNNFLRFQLTMKLRSIKADDKLIAEEGVDSLNVKELQAACRARGMRALGVTEERLRDQLKQWLELHLNQEIPTSLLLLSRALYLPDTLSPADQLKTTLQTLPESMAKEAQVKVAAVECEKVDNKTKLEATLQEEEAIRKENQEKEMERLAEAAKESLQAAAKVEMQPASEADLKISSVSEPEAIPVKEIEDPELLKDTAPVLDANKVEEITKEEIDILGDACIKLKEQKKLLTKEKEELSELKVDVQEYCEDLQEIKKELSKTGQEMVVEESKASKRLTKRVNRMIGQIGKIITELENEEKVFDGHIAGESVPPVGLYFAFRENLVSIHELINIMRHIQKIPEQKLLRIAAALDENKDGKIDIDDVAKLVELIDKEDIDITTNQVAEIMELLQKEEKLVEKEKAKEKAEKDQAAELQN; via the exons GTAATCTTGCTGAACGCGTGTGTCTTAGTTGCACTTCTCTGCGGTTGTCACACAACAG aAACTTTGAAAGTTATTGCACTGCAACCCATTCTGTTTACATTTCCTCAAGGAGAGGGAATAATGGGTTTTCACGGACAAGCCAGTCTGATAGAACATATTTTAATAACTCACCGGCGACCTGGATCACCGTCACTCGCCCTGCTAATGTGGGACCACATTACTGTGCAGTGCGAGGCTTGCACTCCTCTCGACCCCTGTTCGATGACTCTGTGGTTGAAAAATCATTGAAGTCCTTgaaggataaaaataaaatgctggaAGAAGGAGGTCCTGTATATAGTCCATCTGTAGAAACTGTTAAGAAGTCTATCGGACAGAAAGTAATGGATGAGGTAAAACACTACTACCATGGCTTTCGACTGCTGTGGATTGATACCAAAATAGCAGCTAGGATGATGTGGCAGATCCTCAATGGACATATCTTGTCTCGGAGAGAAAGGAGACAG tTTCTGAGGATATGCGCTGACCTCTTCCGCCTGGTACCTTTCCTGGTTTTCATTGTCGTTCCTTTTATGGAGTTCTTGCTTCCAGTTGTACTGAAATTATTCCCAAATATGCTGCCATCTACATTTGAAACCGTTTCAAAGAAG GAGGAGAGGTTGAAGAAAGAGCTGAGGGTAAAACTGGAAGTGGCCAAATTTTTGCAAGATACAATAGAAGAAATCGCATTAAAAAACAAAGCAGCCAAGGGAGACGTTACCAATGAGTTTGCTACATTTTTTCAAAAG ATCAGGAGCTCCGGAGAGAGACCAAGCAATGAGGAGATTGTCCGATTCTCCAAGTTATTTGAAGATGAGTTGACCCTCGACAATCTAACTAGGCCACAGCTTGTGGCTCTTTGCAAACTCCTGGAACTTCAATCAATTGGGACAAACAACTTTCTACGCTTTCAGCTCACCATGAAGCTGCGATCCATTAAAGCCGATGACAAG CTCATTGCCGAAGAAGGAGTAGACAGCCTGAATGTAAAAGAGCTACAAGCAGCCTGTCGTGCAAGGGGAATGAGAGCGCTCGGCGTCACAGAGGAACGGTTGAGAGACCAGCTTAAGCAG TGGTTGGAACTACACTTGAATCAGGAAATTCCTACATCATTACTCCTTTTGTCCAGAGCTTTGTATCTCCCGGACACACTGTCACCAGCTGATCAGCTCAAAACAACCCTGCAGACTTTGCCCGAAAGCATG GCCAAGGAGGCGCAGGTTAAAGTAGCTGCTGTTGAGTGTGAGAAAGTGGACAATAAAACCAAACTCGAAGCAACCCTTCAGGAAGAGGAAGCGATCAGGAAAGAAAACCAGGAGAAGGAAATGGAGAGATTGGCAGAGGCTGCCAAAGAAAGCTTGCAGGCTGCAGCCAAG GTGGAAATGCAGCCTGCCTCTGAAGCAGACCTGAAGATAAGTTCAGTAAGTGAACCGGAAGCCATTCCAGTGAAGGAGATTGAGGATCCTGAGCTATTGAAAGATACAGCACCCGTGTTGGACGCCAATAAG GTTGAAGAGATCACAAAGGAAGAAATTGACATATTAGGTGATGCTTGCATTAAACTCAAAGAACAGAAAAAGTTGCTAACAAAGGAAAAAGAGGAGCTTTCTGAATTGAAGGTCGACGTTCAGGAGTATTGCGAG GACTTGCAAGAAATCAAGAAAGAGCTTTCAAAGACTGGCCAAGAGATGGTGGTGGAAGAATCGAAAGCGAGCAAGAGATTGACTAAAAGGGTAAACCGTATGATTGGGCAAATCGGCAAGATTATTACAGAGCTGGAAAATGAGGAAAAAGTGTTTGATGGGCACATAGCAGGAGAGTCTGTTCCTCCTGTTGG ATTGTATTTCGCCTTTAGGGAAAACCTTGTCAGCATCCATGAACTCATCAACATCATGAGGCACATCCAGAAGATTCCAGAGCAGAAATTGTTAAGAATTGCTGCAGCTCTTGATGAAAACAAGGATGGGAAAATCGATATTGATGATGTAGCCAAG CTTGTGGAATTAATTGACAAAGAAGACATAGACATCACTACCAACCAGGTCGCTGAGATCATGGAACTCCTGCAGAAAGAAGAAAAGctggttgagaaagagaaggcGAAAGAAAAGGCCGAGAAGGACCAAGCAGCAGAACTTCAGAATTAA
- the LETM1 gene encoding mitochondrial proton/calcium exchanger protein isoform X2: protein MAALLRRGCVLRPSWATRALPAWGHGEGMKGNLAERVCLSCTSLRLSHNRNFESYCTATHSVYISSRRGNNGFSRTSQSDRTYFNNSPATWITVTRPANVGPHYCAVRGLHSSRPLFDDSVVEKSLKSLKDKNKMLEEGGPVYSPSVETVKKSIGQKVMDEVKHYYHGFRLLWIDTKIAARMMWQILNGHILSRRERRQFLRICADLFRLVPFLVFIVVPFMEFLLPVVLKLFPNMLPSTFETVSKKEERLKKELRVKLEVAKFLQDTIEEIALKNKAAKGDVTNEFATFFQKIRSSGERPSNEEIVRFSKLFEDELTLDNLTRPQLVALCKLLELQSIGTNNFLRFQLTMKLRSIKADDKLIAEEGVDSLNVKELQAACRARGMRALGVTEERLRDQLKQWLELHLNQEIPTSLLLLSRALYLPDTLSPADQLKTTLQTLPESMAKEAQVKVAAVECEKVDNKTKLEATLQEEEAIRKENQEKEMERLAEAAKESLQAAAKVEMQPASEADLKISSVSEPEAIPVKEIEDPELLKDTAPVLDANKVEEITKEEIDILGDACIKLKEQKKLLTKEKEELSELKVDVQEYCEDLQEIKKELSKTGQEMVVEESKASKRLTKRVNRMIGQIGKIITELENEEKVFDGHIAGESVPPVGENLVSIHELINIMRHIQKIPEQKLLRIAAALDENKDGKIDIDDVAKLVELIDKEDIDITTNQVAEIMELLQKEEKLVEKEKAKEKAEKDQAAELQN, encoded by the exons GTAATCTTGCTGAACGCGTGTGTCTTAGTTGCACTTCTCTGCGGTTGTCACACAACAG aAACTTTGAAAGTTATTGCACTGCAACCCATTCTGTTTACATTTCCTCAAGGAGAGGGAATAATGGGTTTTCACGGACAAGCCAGTCTGATAGAACATATTTTAATAACTCACCGGCGACCTGGATCACCGTCACTCGCCCTGCTAATGTGGGACCACATTACTGTGCAGTGCGAGGCTTGCACTCCTCTCGACCCCTGTTCGATGACTCTGTGGTTGAAAAATCATTGAAGTCCTTgaaggataaaaataaaatgctggaAGAAGGAGGTCCTGTATATAGTCCATCTGTAGAAACTGTTAAGAAGTCTATCGGACAGAAAGTAATGGATGAGGTAAAACACTACTACCATGGCTTTCGACTGCTGTGGATTGATACCAAAATAGCAGCTAGGATGATGTGGCAGATCCTCAATGGACATATCTTGTCTCGGAGAGAAAGGAGACAG tTTCTGAGGATATGCGCTGACCTCTTCCGCCTGGTACCTTTCCTGGTTTTCATTGTCGTTCCTTTTATGGAGTTCTTGCTTCCAGTTGTACTGAAATTATTCCCAAATATGCTGCCATCTACATTTGAAACCGTTTCAAAGAAG GAGGAGAGGTTGAAGAAAGAGCTGAGGGTAAAACTGGAAGTGGCCAAATTTTTGCAAGATACAATAGAAGAAATCGCATTAAAAAACAAAGCAGCCAAGGGAGACGTTACCAATGAGTTTGCTACATTTTTTCAAAAG ATCAGGAGCTCCGGAGAGAGACCAAGCAATGAGGAGATTGTCCGATTCTCCAAGTTATTTGAAGATGAGTTGACCCTCGACAATCTAACTAGGCCACAGCTTGTGGCTCTTTGCAAACTCCTGGAACTTCAATCAATTGGGACAAACAACTTTCTACGCTTTCAGCTCACCATGAAGCTGCGATCCATTAAAGCCGATGACAAG CTCATTGCCGAAGAAGGAGTAGACAGCCTGAATGTAAAAGAGCTACAAGCAGCCTGTCGTGCAAGGGGAATGAGAGCGCTCGGCGTCACAGAGGAACGGTTGAGAGACCAGCTTAAGCAG TGGTTGGAACTACACTTGAATCAGGAAATTCCTACATCATTACTCCTTTTGTCCAGAGCTTTGTATCTCCCGGACACACTGTCACCAGCTGATCAGCTCAAAACAACCCTGCAGACTTTGCCCGAAAGCATG GCCAAGGAGGCGCAGGTTAAAGTAGCTGCTGTTGAGTGTGAGAAAGTGGACAATAAAACCAAACTCGAAGCAACCCTTCAGGAAGAGGAAGCGATCAGGAAAGAAAACCAGGAGAAGGAAATGGAGAGATTGGCAGAGGCTGCCAAAGAAAGCTTGCAGGCTGCAGCCAAG GTGGAAATGCAGCCTGCCTCTGAAGCAGACCTGAAGATAAGTTCAGTAAGTGAACCGGAAGCCATTCCAGTGAAGGAGATTGAGGATCCTGAGCTATTGAAAGATACAGCACCCGTGTTGGACGCCAATAAG GTTGAAGAGATCACAAAGGAAGAAATTGACATATTAGGTGATGCTTGCATTAAACTCAAAGAACAGAAAAAGTTGCTAACAAAGGAAAAAGAGGAGCTTTCTGAATTGAAGGTCGACGTTCAGGAGTATTGCGAG GACTTGCAAGAAATCAAGAAAGAGCTTTCAAAGACTGGCCAAGAGATGGTGGTGGAAGAATCGAAAGCGAGCAAGAGATTGACTAAAAGGGTAAACCGTATGATTGGGCAAATCGGCAAGATTATTACAGAGCTGGAAAATGAGGAAAAAGTGTTTGATGGGCACATAGCAGGAGAGTCTGTTCCTCCTGTTGG GGAAAACCTTGTCAGCATCCATGAACTCATCAACATCATGAGGCACATCCAGAAGATTCCAGAGCAGAAATTGTTAAGAATTGCTGCAGCTCTTGATGAAAACAAGGATGGGAAAATCGATATTGATGATGTAGCCAAG CTTGTGGAATTAATTGACAAAGAAGACATAGACATCACTACCAACCAGGTCGCTGAGATCATGGAACTCCTGCAGAAAGAAGAAAAGctggttgagaaagagaaggcGAAAGAAAAGGCCGAGAAGGACCAAGCAGCAGAACTTCAGAATTAA